GCCTCAACCACGGTGATCTCGCTGCGATATACTCGTTGAATTACGTCTAGTCGTTTCTCGTCTTTCATTGTCAGGGTTGTCATCCTTCCACCCTGACATAATTACGTTGCCGTTAACCCCTGACATAATCACTTTGCTACAACACCGACTTGAACTCTCTATTGCCCCGCCGCTTTCGAAAGCGCTATAGTCGAGCGCGGGAGGAGTTATGCAGAAACTTATTCCTATCGATCTCACGGGAGTTATCGACGAAGTCAAAGCCGAAGGCAAAACCCGCCGCGTGCTGTGGCAGGATTCGCAGTCCATCGCGTTCTTGAGCAGCGGGCGCAAAGAGCGCTGGGACTTTCATATCGACCCGGCGGATGAAGTGACGTTGCAACTGACCGGGGTGCAGCATTTGGTCTATCGCGACGAAGCCAACAACGAACACACCGCCGATATCAAAGCGGGGCAAATTCTCCTCTGCCCAGCCGGCGTGCCGCATTCGCCGCGCCTCGAAGCGAACTCATGGTTCATCGTCTTCGAGCGCAAACGCAAAGCCGGTGAAATCGATTACTTCAAATGGTTCTGCAATAAGTGCGGCGAGAAGGTTTACGAAACTTCCGCCGAGGTCGGCGACTACCGCGCCGATCCGGTGGGGCAGGTTTATCAAACATTTTCCAGCGACGAGAAACTGCGAACGTGCAATAACTGCGGCACGATTGTTCCAGTGCCGAGATGAAGCTTCCGTTCACCACGAAGGACACGAAGGTTTTGGATGATAATTTTATTCCGAACTTCGTGCTCTTCGCGTCTTTGTGGTGAAAAATAATTTATGAAAAGGTACGTAGCCAAACTCACGCAATTGGCGCGCGGCTACGCTGCGGCGGAACGCACGGTGATAGCAGCATTCTTTCACAAGCGGCCCAAGCGCCGCGATCATCTGCGCTGGCTGCGCGCCCAAGGGTTTAAAGAATACTCGGCGATCAAGCCGATCTTCACGGCGCTGGCGAAACTCTATCCGGCGATCGATCGCGGCATCGACCGGCATGACTACGAAGAATTAACCGAAAAGCTCGCCGACGAAACCAAACATGCGCGGCTCGTCATGGATTTGTTGGAAGAGCTCGGCGGCAGGAAGGTTACGGCCGAGGATTTACTCTGGCTGCCGCAGGACAAGAAGCTGGCGAAAATTCGCGCGCGCTATTCGCCGAGCTACGCGACTTTGTTGCACGGCTCGGGAAAAATCAGCGCCAAGCAAATTCGCCGCCGCGACGAAAGCCTCGAACGGGCCGCGATCACGCTCACCGAGGGCGGCGGCGGCGCGCTCTATCAGGTTTGCAGCAAGCTCAAGAAGACCGGCGTAGAAGGTAAAATCGCCACGGTCTTTCACGAAATCTTACTCGACGAAGTCGGCCACAAAGACAGCGGCGGCCGCGCCCTCGAACCTTTGATCAACAGCCAGGCCGCTTTCGCGCGCGCGGCGAAAATCATCTGCGATGTCTCCGGCCAGCGGCTGCGCATGCGCAACGAACAGTTCGGCTTCCCACTAACGAAGAGCGAGCTAAGTGACTTGGACCGGCACGCGCAACGAGCGGTTAACCCTCGATGATAATATTTTGGCTGCTCGCGCTGGTTAGTCTAGTCTTCAACGTCGACTCCTTCGCCATCGACTTGCCGCCGCTCCAAGTCGGCATCAACGACTTCGCCGCCATGGTGCCGCCGGCGAGCGCCGACGATCTCAAAGAAAAGCTGCACCGTTTCAAGACCGAAACCGGCGCCTCCGTCGTCGTCCTCACGGTCAAGACTCTCGACGGTGAAAATATCGACAGCTTCAGCACCAAAGCGTTCAAGTTGCTGCCACTCTCCAACGGCGAGTTGGCGACAACCGCGTTGCTGGTGGTCGCGCGCAAAGAACATTTGGTCGCTTTGCAAGCCGGCGCGGAGATCCGCGCTCTCTTGCCCGAGCCCGTGGCGCACGAAAAATTACAAGCACAAGTGGCGCTCTACTGGAGCGGTCTGCGGCCCGACTTAGGAATTCACGGCGCGGTGCATTATTTATTCGGCGTGATTCGCGGCGATCTGCGCGTCGGCAGCCAAACCGCGGCGGAAAAACTCCAAGACACTTCGTTGCGCGGCGGCGGCGCCGGCGCGATCTTCGCGGTCTGCTTGGCGCCGTTTCTGGCGCTGTTCGTCGGCGGCCTGTGGGGCATCTACGCCACCCATTTCGGCTTTCAGCGCTACACGCGCCTGTTGATGGGTGCGATCTTCGGCGGCGCCACGGCGAAATTGGTCGCCATGGCGATGGCGCTGCTCGGCAGCTACAGCGACAACCTGTGGTATTTCATCATGGCGTTGGCGATTCCTCTCGGCGTATTCGGCAGCTGGACCGAGTTCTGGATGTCCGGCGATTGGAGCGGCATCCCGCGCGTCAAAGAACGCCAACGCAAGCCGGAAGACAATATGGGAATATGACTCAACGTGTTCGTGTTAAGAGGTCCGAGCCACGAACACGACAATCCCCGATTGACACCCTCGCACACCGATGATAGCCAACAGCCATCGGCAAAAAAGGAGAAAGAACATGGCCAAACTACGTCACCTCGCGCTGCTCACCCGTCAACCCGACAAGCTCGCGGATTTTTACAAGCGGGTCTTCGACATGCAGGAAATGTATCGCACCAAAAACGGCTCGGTGCATCTTTCCGATGGCGAAGTGAACTTGGCGATCTTGAACGCCAACGATCCCAAAGAACCGGGCCATCCCGACGGCCTGTATCATTTCGGTTTTCACGTCGACGATAGCCAGGAAACCGCCAATCGCATCAAAGAAATCCATCCGGCCGGGGCGCCCAAAGAACGCGAAGCGACTTACGCTGAAGGGCGCGGCTGCGATCCCGATGGCAACCTCATCGATATCTCGACCACCGGTTGGGGCCCGGTCCGGCGCATGGACTTATAAAACGCAACGAGACTTCATGTTCACATTAATCCTGAGCTTCCTGCTGGCGGCGGCATTTCTCTGCCCGCGCGAGCTGCGCGCCGCCAGCGCCGATGAGATCATCAAGAAGGCCGCAAGCCTCGCCGGCGTTCAGCGCAAAACTTTTCTCGAAGAAGGCGCCAAGAAAGAGGGCGAGATGGTTTTTTACACCTCGCTGAGCTTGACCGACTATCCGAAAATTTTGGCCCATTTCGAAAAAAGTTATCCCTTCATCAAGACCAACACCTATCGCGCCACGCCCTCGGGCGTGTTCCAACGCGCCGACACCGAAGCGCGCGCCAACCGCTTCGCCGCCGATGTCGTCGGCTCGGCGCCGGTGGAGATGTGGCACTTGAAACTGCGCAAACTTTCCACCGGCTATCTGTCGCCGGAACAAAAGGCGCTGCCCGCGGGATCCCACGACGCCGAAGGTTTTTGGCAAGGCTTCGAGGTGACGCCGCTGGTTCTGGCCTTCAATACCAAACAAGTTTCGCAAGCCGACGCGCCGCGCAGTTATCAAGATCTGTTGCAGCCCAAGTGGAAAGGTAAACTCAGCCTCGGCACCGAAGAATATACTTGGTTCAACGTCTTGAGCGAATCCTTGGGAGTCAAGAAAGCCGCGGATTTTTTCCAAGCTTTGGCCAAGCAAGATTTGCAGATGCCGGGATCGAGCAGCATCATGCGCGTGCAGTTGATGCTGGCTGGCGAATCGGCGATCGCCTTGGCCGCCCGTGGCCGGCGCGTGACCGATCTGAAACAGCAAGGCGCGCCGATCGATTTTCGCATCGTGGATCCCTACGCCGGCGAGCCCAACTTTGTCGCGCTGATGCAGCGCGCGCCTCATCCTTATTCGGCACTATTGTTTATCGATTGGATTTTATCGGAAGAGGGACAAACCCGCCTCGTCGATGCCGCGGGAAGAATTTCGATCCGCAAAGGCATCAAACACAAGCCCTGGGTACAAGAATTATTTCAGAAAGATTTTGTCTTTTTGAGCCCATCGTCCATCGGACCGAACTTGAACAACATCATCGAGCAATATAATCAAGTGTTCGGAATTCGCAAAACCAAATAAATCGGAAAGGCGCGAGCCTAGCGCAAGACAAGATTTTAACTTCAGTCTGGCCCCTGGAATATTCTATGCAGGTTATCGATTGTGATGCCCATGTCGAAGAGTCGGTTGAGAGTTGGCAATATCTCGATCCGGAATTTTATTTACTGCGACCGATTCCGGTGGTCTTTCCCGAAGACACTTGCTTCGGTTCGCACAACGCCGCCTGGGTGATCGATTACAAGCTGCGCTTCTTCGCCTCCAACCCGACGCTGATAAAGCGCGCTCTCGACAAAGGCACGCCGATTCCGGTGCAGGAGATGCGCGACGTGCAACAGCGGCTCGCCAGCATGGATGAGCTCGGCATCGACAAGCAGGTGGTTTTCCCATCTCTCTGGCTCGGCTGCTTGGCGGAAAACGTCGAACTCGAAGCGGCGCTGGCGCGCAGCTACAATCAATTCATGGCGACGCAATGCAGCCAATCCGGCGGGCGGATTTTCTACGTCGCGATCATTCCGTGGCGCCAACCCGACTTGGCGGTCAAAGAAATTCGCCGCGTCAAAACGTTGGGCTCAGTCGCCGGCATCTTCGCGCGCGGCATCGAATGGGATCGGCCGCTGACCCATCCGGACCATTGGCCGATTTACCAAGAAGCCGAAAGCCACGACTTGCCGATCACCGTGCATGTCGGCAATGGATCGAGCCCGGCGATCTCGCGCATGCTCGAAGGCGTGCCGCGGCCGTACTTTAATGAATTCCCGCAGATTCATCCGCTCGGCACCGGCATCGTCAGCGGACCTTACGTTCTCTACGCCTTCACGCAAATCCTCGGCTCGAAAATATTGGACGACTTTCCCAAACTGCGCTTCGGCTTTCTCGAAGCCGGCATCGAATGGACCACCCGTCTAGTCAAAGCCTTGGGCCAGGAAAATCGCGCCAAGATCGAGCGCTGGCTCGCCGAGAGAGTTTTTGTTTCTTGTGCCCTCGACGATGATTTGCCTTACGTCGCCGGCAAACTCGGCGATGACTTCATCGTCACCGCCACCGATTTTCCCCATGGCGACGCGTTCCGCCAAGACTTGCTCGCCAACGGCCTCAAAGCGCGCGGCGACTTGAGCGACGCCACCATGGAAAAGATTCTCAGCAAAAATCCCCAACGGCTGTATCATCTGTAGGGCCCCGACGGATCTCCAAAAAATCTTTCCGCCAGCCACGAAAGCTTGGCAAGGTCGCTGAATTTGCTCAGTTTAAATTTTGGCAAATTCGGATAATTCCATTGAAGCGGCCCCGGCCTCATGGTAACGTCCTACTTTAATGAAACCGATATTTGCCAAAGCAGCAATCAGTTCCATCGTTCAGTGGTTCAACGCCGATTATCATGCCGCCATGCCGGTCAAGAAGGGCGTCGATATCGATCGTGTCGATTGGGTGCGCTCGATCCCATTCGTCATCATGCATCTTGGCTGTCTGGGGGTTTTTTTAGTCGGCTGGAGCTGGACCGCCGTGGCCACGGCTGCGGCGCTTTACTTCGTGCGCATGTTCGCCGTCACCGGCATTTACCATCGCTATTTTTCCCATCGCACCTACAAGACCGCACGGCCGACGCAGTTTATTTTCGCGCTGCTCGGCGCCTCGGCAACCCAGCGCGGCGCGCTCTGGTGGGCCGCCAACCATCGTGAGCATCATCGCACCTCCGATACCCCGGCCGATCCCCATTCGCCGGTGCATTATAGTTTCTTCCGCTCGCACATGGGCTGGTTCATGTGCAACCGCTTTTACGCCACGCAATATAGTCGAATCCAAGACTTCGCCCGCTTTCCTGAGCTAGTTTGGCTCAATCGTTACGATAAGGCCGTGCCGGTTTCTTTAGCGTTGTTGCTCTATCTTT
The Deltaproteobacteria bacterium genome window above contains:
- a CDS encoding 3-hydroxybutyryl-CoA dehydratase, producing MQKLIPIDLTGVIDEVKAEGKTRRVLWQDSQSIAFLSSGRKERWDFHIDPADEVTLQLTGVQHLVYRDEANNEHTADIKAGQILLCPAGVPHSPRLEANSWFIVFERKRKAGEIDYFKWFCNKCGEKVYETSAEVGDYRADPVGQVYQTFSSDEKLRTCNNCGTIVPVPR
- a CDS encoding VOC family protein, whose product is MIANSHRQKRRKNMAKLRHLALLTRQPDKLADFYKRVFDMQEMYRTKNGSVHLSDGEVNLAILNANDPKEPGHPDGLYHFGFHVDDSQETANRIKEIHPAGAPKEREATYAEGRGCDPDGNLIDISTTGWGPVRRMDL
- a CDS encoding extracellular solute-binding protein, yielding MATSSISRPPVGARSGAWTYKTQRDFMFTLILSFLLAAAFLCPRELRAASADEIIKKAASLAGVQRKTFLEEGAKKEGEMVFYTSLSLTDYPKILAHFEKSYPFIKTNTYRATPSGVFQRADTEARANRFAADVVGSAPVEMWHLKLRKLSTGYLSPEQKALPAGSHDAEGFWQGFEVTPLVLAFNTKQVSQADAPRSYQDLLQPKWKGKLSLGTEEYTWFNVLSESLGVKKAADFFQALAKQDLQMPGSSSIMRVQLMLAGESAIALAARGRRVTDLKQQGAPIDFRIVDPYAGEPNFVALMQRAPHPYSALLFIDWILSEEGQTRLVDAAGRISIRKGIKHKPWVQELFQKDFVFLSPSSIGPNLNNIIEQYNQVFGIRKTK
- a CDS encoding amidohydrolase, with amino-acid sequence MQVIDCDAHVEESVESWQYLDPEFYLLRPIPVVFPEDTCFGSHNAAWVIDYKLRFFASNPTLIKRALDKGTPIPVQEMRDVQQRLASMDELGIDKQVVFPSLWLGCLAENVELEAALARSYNQFMATQCSQSGGRIFYVAIIPWRQPDLAVKEIRRVKTLGSVAGIFARGIEWDRPLTHPDHWPIYQEAESHDLPITVHVGNGSSPAISRMLEGVPRPYFNEFPQIHPLGTGIVSGPYVLYAFTQILGSKILDDFPKLRFGFLEAGIEWTTRLVKALGQENRAKIERWLAERVFVSCALDDDLPYVAGKLGDDFIVTATDFPHGDAFRQDLLANGLKARGDLSDATMEKILSKNPQRLYHL
- a CDS encoding acyl-CoA desaturase gives rise to the protein MKPIFAKAAISSIVQWFNADYHAAMPVKKGVDIDRVDWVRSIPFVIMHLGCLGVFLVGWSWTAVATAAALYFVRMFAVTGIYHRYFSHRTYKTARPTQFIFALLGASATQRGALWWAANHREHHRTSDTPADPHSPVHYSFFRSHMGWFMCNRFYATQYSRIQDFARFPELVWLNRYDKAVPVSLALLLYLCGFGLERAAPSLGVSGLQLLVWGFVLSTTALFHGTATINSLSHMYGSKRYDTGDESRNNFWLALITMGEGWHNNHHQHMGTVRQGFYWWEIDVTFYILKTLSFFGIIWDLKPVPVQAYDRNEQLPVKKMASAA